A single genomic interval of Shewanella psychropiezotolerans harbors:
- the prmA gene encoding 50S ribosomal protein L11 methyltransferase: MPWIQLKIDTDSQHADALSDLLMEEGSLSITLEDGKDTPIYEPTLGETPLWSHTVLTALFEADRDLIILVEQLKLVPYLGTDFSYKIEQVEDKDWEREWMDNFHPIQFGKRLWICPSWREIPDPQAVNVILDPGLAFGTGTHPTTALCLEWLDGLELTDKEVIDFGCGSGILAVAALKLGAKKVTGIDIDYQAIEASKANAERNDVLDQISLYLPEDQPQDLKADILVANILAGPLRELAPLIAKKVKPGGQLALSGLLKEQADEVAEFYTEWFDMDEPAHKEEWSRLTGIRK; the protein is encoded by the coding sequence ATGCCTTGGATCCAACTGAAAATTGATACCGATAGCCAACACGCAGATGCATTAAGCGATCTGCTGATGGAAGAAGGTTCACTATCTATTACCCTAGAAGATGGTAAAGATACCCCCATTTACGAACCAACCTTGGGTGAAACACCACTTTGGAGTCACACCGTACTGACTGCGTTATTCGAAGCCGATAGAGATCTTATTATCCTCGTTGAGCAACTAAAATTAGTGCCTTATTTAGGTACCGATTTTAGTTATAAGATCGAGCAGGTCGAAGATAAAGATTGGGAACGTGAATGGATGGATAACTTCCACCCAATTCAATTCGGCAAACGACTCTGGATCTGTCCTAGTTGGCGTGAAATCCCAGATCCCCAAGCGGTTAACGTGATATTAGATCCAGGCTTAGCATTCGGTACAGGTACTCACCCGACTACCGCTTTATGTCTCGAATGGTTAGATGGACTGGAGTTAACCGATAAAGAGGTCATCGACTTCGGTTGCGGCTCAGGCATCTTAGCCGTCGCGGCGCTAAAATTAGGTGCTAAAAAAGTCACTGGAATCGACATTGATTATCAGGCAATCGAAGCTTCGAAGGCCAACGCCGAGCGCAATGACGTATTGGATCAGATCAGCCTCTACCTTCCGGAAGATCAACCGCAGGATCTTAAGGCCGATATCTTGGTTGCCAACATACTTGCGGGGCCACTACGTGAATTAGCCCCATTAATTGCTAAAAAAGTAAAACCTGGTGGTCAATTAGCACTGTCAGGCCTGTTAAAAGAACAAGCCGATGAAGTTGCTGAATTTTACACCGAATGGTTCGATATGGATGAGCCGGCTCACAAAGAAGAATGGAGTCGCTTGACAGGAATACGTAAATAG
- the dusB gene encoding tRNA dihydrouridine synthase DusB produces the protein MQIGPYQLKNQLIVAPMAGVTDQPFRNLCVRYGAAMAVSEMLSSNPDVWDTDKSRQRMSHAGENGIRSVQIAGADPELMANAAVVNVQQGAQIIDINMGCPAKKVNKKLAGSALLQNPVQVKAILQAVVAAVDVPVTLKIRTGWAPEHRNGVQIAQIAEDCGIASLAVHGRTRQCMYKGDAEYDTIKAIKQNISIPVIANGDIVTPEKARYVLDHTGVDALMIGRGAQGRPWIFREIQHYLDTGNKLAPVEMDEKHLVMLEHLENLYELYGEYKGIRFARKHVGWYLDQEEQRPFRAEFNRLETVEKQCSMVERYFDEIAQN, from the coding sequence ATGCAGATTGGACCCTATCAACTGAAAAATCAGCTGATCGTGGCACCAATGGCAGGTGTCACAGACCAACCCTTTAGAAATCTTTGTGTTCGTTATGGTGCTGCCATGGCGGTTTCAGAGATGCTTTCATCTAATCCCGATGTTTGGGACACAGATAAGAGCCGCCAGCGCATGAGTCATGCTGGTGAGAATGGGATACGCTCAGTGCAAATCGCAGGCGCCGATCCTGAATTGATGGCCAATGCCGCTGTTGTCAACGTACAACAGGGAGCACAGATCATCGATATCAATATGGGTTGTCCTGCTAAGAAAGTGAATAAGAAGCTAGCGGGTTCAGCTCTGCTGCAAAACCCCGTGCAGGTAAAAGCAATTTTACAGGCCGTGGTAGCCGCAGTCGATGTACCTGTGACACTGAAGATTCGAACCGGTTGGGCTCCAGAGCACAGGAATGGTGTTCAAATCGCCCAGATAGCCGAAGATTGTGGCATTGCCTCATTGGCCGTTCACGGCCGAACCCGGCAGTGCATGTATAAAGGCGACGCCGAATACGACACGATTAAGGCTATTAAACAGAATATCTCGATCCCAGTTATTGCTAATGGAGATATTGTCACCCCAGAGAAGGCACGATACGTGCTCGATCATACCGGTGTCGATGCTCTCATGATAGGACGAGGTGCCCAGGGACGGCCTTGGATTTTCCGAGAAATCCAACATTACCTGGATACGGGTAACAAGCTAGCGCCTGTTGAGATGGATGAAAAGCATCTTGTGATGCTGGAACATCTTGAAAACTTATATGAACTGTATGGTGAGTATAAGGGCATCCGTTTTGCTAGAAAGCATGTTGGATGGTATTTGGACCAGGAAGAACAGCGTCCATTCCGTGCCGAGTTTAATCGGCTGGAGACTGTTGAAAAACAATGTTCCATGGTGGAACGCTATTTTGATGAAATTGCACAGAATTAA
- the fis gene encoding DNA-binding transcriptional regulator Fis encodes MFDQTTNTETHQLTVGKIETANGTIKPQLLRDAVKRAVTNFFAQMDGQEAEEVYEMVLSEVEAPLLDIIMQHTRGNQTRAANMLGINRGTLRKKLKKYGMN; translated from the coding sequence ATGTTTGATCAGACTACTAACACAGAAACTCATCAGCTTACAGTTGGCAAAATCGAAACAGCTAACGGTACTATTAAGCCTCAGTTACTACGTGACGCTGTAAAGCGCGCTGTAACAAACTTTTTCGCTCAGATGGACGGACAAGAAGCTGAAGAAGTATATGAAATGGTGTTGAGCGAAGTTGAAGCTCCTCTGCTAGATATCATCATGCAGCACACTCGCGGTAACCAGACTCGCGCTGCGAACATGCTGGGTATCAACCGTGGCACTCTGCGTAAAAAATTGAAAAAGTATGGCATGAACTAA
- the ric gene encoding iron-sulfur cluster repair di-iron protein translates to MSTTSQSDLTLSQQRVGKLVADDFRAAHIFSQFDIDFCCGGGRSLASACDKSGADLAEVEAALVAIDTSGPKEDTLNQLAIDKLIDYIEDTHHTYVREKAPLLLEYSQKMVRAHGENYPEIKPFSGWVQALIEDLVPHLMKEEKILFPAIRAMAAGESVDACFGHIGNPINAMEHEHDEAIQMLEKLHELTNHFQPPEHACTTWRVCYATLAEFEADLKQHIHLENNILFPKALAQSE, encoded by the coding sequence ATGAGCACAACTTCTCAATCGGATCTCACACTATCCCAGCAGCGCGTCGGAAAGTTAGTGGCGGATGATTTTCGCGCCGCGCATATATTCAGTCAATTCGATATCGATTTCTGTTGCGGTGGCGGACGTTCACTCGCCTCGGCCTGTGACAAATCTGGTGCAGACTTAGCCGAGGTAGAAGCCGCGCTGGTCGCCATAGACACATCGGGTCCTAAGGAAGATACACTCAATCAACTAGCCATCGATAAGCTGATCGACTATATCGAAGATACGCATCATACCTACGTGAGAGAAAAAGCCCCACTCCTGCTCGAATACAGCCAGAAGATGGTACGCGCCCATGGCGAAAATTATCCGGAAATAAAGCCATTTTCTGGCTGGGTTCAGGCATTAATCGAAGATCTGGTGCCTCACTTAATGAAGGAGGAGAAGATTTTATTCCCCGCAATCAGGGCCATGGCTGCCGGAGAATCTGTTGACGCCTGCTTCGGTCACATAGGCAATCCTATCAATGCCATGGAACATGAGCATGATGAAGCTATTCAGATGCTGGAAAAGCTCCATGAGCTCACTAATCACTTCCAACCACCTGAGCATGCCTGTACCACCTGGCGTGTCTGCTATGCCACTCTGGCGGAGTTTGAGGCTGACTTGAAACAGCATATTCATCTGGAAAACAATATCTTGTTTCCGAAGGCTCTAGCCCAGTCTGAATAA
- a CDS encoding HAD-IA family hydrolase, with product MAQIYLRPRAYQAISFDLDDTLYDNGPIIRGAEASLLQFLHQTYSETRRWQRDDWIKLKTSLIQNQPELGHDTSAARLIMLEQGLLMLGYSREHAESGAMAGLNCFLHKRSDFTVPRPVINLLRDLSHKYPLIGITNGNVDAEKIGLGDVLDFVLHPGEGTLMKPYPDMFYNACRRLDIPLHSLLHVGDSHASDVMGARMAGCQSAWLNPSFGRDKLHRFGQLLPHLEIQDIHELQELLG from the coding sequence ATGGCTCAGATATATCTCAGGCCTAGAGCCTATCAAGCGATTAGCTTCGACCTCGATGACACCTTATATGATAACGGTCCTATTATCAGGGGGGCAGAAGCTTCACTGCTGCAATTTTTACATCAAACCTATAGCGAGACACGTCGTTGGCAGAGGGATGACTGGATAAAGCTCAAAACAAGTCTTATCCAGAATCAGCCTGAGCTTGGCCATGATACAAGTGCCGCAAGACTGATCATGTTAGAACAAGGACTGCTGATGCTTGGTTACTCTCGAGAGCATGCCGAATCAGGTGCCATGGCTGGGTTGAATTGCTTCTTGCACAAGCGCTCTGATTTTACCGTTCCAAGACCTGTCATAAACTTGCTTCGAGACTTGAGTCATAAATATCCATTAATCGGCATCACTAACGGCAATGTCGATGCCGAAAAAATCGGTTTGGGTGATGTGCTGGATTTTGTGCTTCATCCTGGCGAAGGCACACTTATGAAGCCTTACCCGGATATGTTCTATAACGCCTGTCGTAGGCTCGACATTCCACTACACAGTTTACTGCACGTCGGAGATAGTCATGCATCCGATGTTATGGGAGCCAGAATGGCAGGCTGTCAGTCTGCTTGGCTCAATCCAAGCTTTGGCCGAGATAAACTGCACAGGTTCGGTCAGTTATTGCCCCATTTAGAAATTCAAGACATACATGAGTTGCAAGAATTACTCGGGTAA
- the xerC gene encoding tyrosine recombinase XerC has product MNANWFKRFESYLSSERQLSAHTVRNYLYELHRVTDKLEASASLPISWSEISHEQIQHVLGQLHRQGLSPRSLSLTLSAVKQFCDFLLGEGVINANPAKSLSAPKQNKPLPKNMDLDSVTHLLEIDADDPLSVRDKAIMELFYSSGLRLAELAALDVLAIRFAERQVKVLGKGSKERIVPVGRCAIQAIQAWLVFRESIPCQDDALFVTGKGKRLAHRSIQARLAKWGQEQALNMRVHPHKLRHSFATHMLESSADLRAVQELLGHANLSTTQIYTSLDFQHLAKVYDGAHPRASRAKKLNSAKGEES; this is encoded by the coding sequence ATGAACGCTAACTGGTTTAAGCGGTTTGAGAGTTACTTGAGCAGCGAGCGACAGCTTTCGGCACATACAGTACGAAATTACCTCTACGAACTGCATAGGGTCACCGACAAACTCGAAGCTAGTGCCTCTTTACCTATCTCCTGGTCTGAAATCAGCCATGAACAGATTCAGCACGTCTTGGGGCAACTACACCGCCAGGGCCTGAGTCCTCGCTCTCTGTCATTAACACTTTCTGCGGTAAAGCAGTTTTGTGACTTCTTACTGGGTGAAGGGGTCATTAACGCCAATCCAGCCAAGAGTCTGAGTGCGCCTAAGCAAAATAAACCTCTGCCAAAAAATATGGATCTCGATTCTGTTACTCACCTATTAGAGATAGACGCCGACGATCCCTTGAGTGTGCGTGATAAAGCTATCATGGAGTTGTTTTACTCCTCCGGTCTAAGACTCGCCGAGTTGGCGGCTCTAGATGTGCTTGCTATTCGCTTTGCCGAGCGGCAAGTTAAAGTGTTAGGTAAAGGAAGTAAAGAAAGGATCGTGCCTGTAGGTCGATGTGCGATTCAAGCTATCCAGGCTTGGTTAGTGTTTAGAGAGAGTATTCCTTGCCAAGACGATGCGTTATTCGTCACAGGTAAGGGAAAACGATTAGCCCATAGAAGCATACAAGCCAGATTAGCTAAGTGGGGACAAGAGCAGGCCTTGAATATGCGGGTACATCCCCATAAGTTGCGTCACTCTTTCGCGACTCATATGTTGGAGTCGAGCGCCGATCTGCGTGCGGTGCAAGAGTTGCTTGGCCATGCCAATCTCTCGACAACTCAGATATACACAAGTTTAGACTTTCAACATCTGGCAAAAGTGTACGACGGGGCTCACCCAAGGGCCAGTAGAGCCAAGAAGCTCAATAGCGCGAAAGGGGAGGAAAGCTGA
- a CDS encoding DUF484 family protein, protein MTEMTNVKKPLPFDEILIREYLLDNPDFFTRYPELLLAMRIPHAERGAVSLVERQQEMLRSRIQQLEEEITSLMGMATRNEMIYMFNTRLSLKLLECEDLGELRQELSEGLKTQFQFSHVRLITVHDIDSELSRIWSKRLSQGYYFGRLTTAESKRLFGCEVGSVALSRLSDQCGQVIFAIASQNAMHFHPEMDNLLLDQLKQLIDHLLPKL, encoded by the coding sequence ATGACCGAAATGACTAATGTGAAAAAACCACTGCCTTTCGATGAGATACTGATTCGAGAATACTTACTGGATAACCCTGACTTTTTCACTCGTTATCCTGAGCTGCTGTTAGCAATGCGAATTCCACATGCGGAGCGTGGGGCCGTGTCCTTGGTTGAGCGTCAACAAGAGATGCTGCGCAGCCGGATACAGCAGTTAGAGGAGGAGATCACATCCTTGATGGGGATGGCTACCCGTAATGAGATGATCTACATGTTCAATACCAGGCTCTCACTTAAACTGCTTGAATGTGAAGATCTCGGTGAACTGAGGCAAGAGTTATCCGAAGGTTTAAAAACGCAATTTCAGTTTAGTCATGTTCGATTAATTACGGTTCACGACATAGATAGCGAGTTGTCGCGTATCTGGAGTAAGCGCTTGAGCCAAGGTTATTATTTTGGTCGACTCACTACGGCAGAGTCGAAACGCTTATTTGGCTGCGAAGTTGGCTCTGTGGCCTTATCCAGATTATCTGATCAATGTGGTCAGGTTATTTTTGCCATAGCGAGTCAAAATGCGATGCACTTTCATCCGGAAATGGATAACCTACTCTTGGATCAACTGAAGCAACTCATAGATCATCTACTGCCTAAACTTTAA